The nucleotide sequence GCGTTGATGTAATCGAGCTGCGCGCCCGCGGTATAGAGCAAGCCGGCGGCCATCGCCAGACAGATCACCATGATGAGGATGTCACGTCCACGCATTGTCTATTCCATGACGCCGTCGAGCACCGCTCCACGGGCGTCTTTCGAATTCCTTATTTGTCCGTTCCGCCTCGACGCCTCATCAGACGACGATCCGGGCCAGCTCGCGGAAGCTGAAGACGATCAGGGCCAGCACCAGCAGGAGAGACGCCTTGATGCAGACCATGAACAGCAGAACGTGCCCAAGGAACGACCACGCGATCAGGCGGCCCGGGACCAGGAACGTCGTGGGGTTGTATTTGTCGAACTGCGGCAGCAGGCGGACCAGGGCCCCGATGGTGTACGAGTAGATCTGCCACGCACCGGCGCCCAGTTGCTCGAAAGATTCCAGGATGAACCCGCTGACGGTGCCCGTGAAGAAGATCACCAGGCAGAACAGGATCGCGACGGGAAACGACAGAAAGCTGGCCGCCAGCAATCCGAGACACGCCAGGAAGATGAGGCGGAACAGGATCAGCAGCGCGCCCCGGATGAAGTTGCCCGTGAACGTATCGGCCTTGTAGAGAATCTCCAGGCCGTCTTCGAGCGGGAAGATGACCGTGGTATTGTTGTACGGGACGTTGAGGAACCCCACGGCGAGGTAGCCGTCGGCGGCAATGACGCGCGCGGGCACCTCGATCTCGCGAAAGGTCCGGACCGGATCGGCGCGATCCTCGGGCCAGATCGGCGTCTTGAAATCCCAGCCATAGCGGACCTGTCGCATATCGCCGATCTGCCAACGGCCGTAGACCTGGCCGTTCGGGGGATCGACCGCCACGTCATACTTGAACCGGATGAACACGCTCTGGTCCGGATCGAGCGGTCGGACGTTCTCAAACTCCCAGACCAGCCCTTCTCCCACCCCCGTCGCGCGCTTCTCCAACTGCTTGCGCAGGGTCAGCTCCTTGAGGATCTGGTCTCGCGGCAGCGTGGGATAGGCCTCGCGCAACTGCCCGGTCCTCTCCAGCCGGTTGTAGAGGGCGATCACTTCCTCCTGGACGTCCGGCGCCGCTGGCACGAGACCGGCCCGGGCGGTATAGAACTCGTTCTCGATCTCTCGAAGCGTGCTCTCGGAGGCATTGTAGAAGCCGGGCAGGAACACCACCACGGCATAGACAATGCCCGCGAAGAGCGTCACCAGGGCGACATTCAACACGACCACGCCCAGCAGCTTCCCGAGCAGGAGTTGGTACCGTCGGATCGGCTTGGTGACGACCGTGTAGATCTGTCGCTGCTCGATATCGCTGGTAATGGTGAAGACCGACACGATGATCGTCAGCAGACACAGCAGAAGGCTGGTCAGGGACAGGCCGTAACTGACGAATGTTTGAAGCCGGCCCTTGAGCGTCCCGTCCCCGGTGGCCGTCAGTCCCATGACGGGCAACAAGATGAGCAGCAGGACGATGAACATCACGGCGATCTTCATCCGCAAGGCCTGCCGAATCGTGTTGACTGCCACCGCCCAGACCTTACTCATGACCGGCCTCTCCGTCCTTCGGTTCCTCGTGCGGCCTCTCGGTCGTCGTCGGCGGAGTCTTTCCGGTCAGCGCGTCCAGGACGCCTTTGCGAACCTGTCCATCGTCGGCGGATTGGGGCACCTCGGGCGGCGACGGCTTGGCCGGCGCCACGTGCTCGGTCTGCGGCGTGGACATGGGCTTGGTCAATTCGCTGAGCAGGTCTCTGTCCGGTTCGGGGGTGGCGACCTCGGTCGGCTGGGGATGCTCCGTGTGAGGCGGTTCGACGGGCTTCTCTTCGGCCACCGGCGCCGAGACCAGCTTGTCGAGAATGCTGGCCTGCGACTTCTCGGCCATCAGGAAGTCGCCGATCTGCGTCGTGCTGACCGCCCCGCTGGTCGGGCGGGCCTGCTGCTGGGCCTCGACCACCGTGTTGATGAAGAACGTCTCGAGTCTCTCCATCGGGCTGGTGATCTCACACTCGGCGTGCTCGTCGGCGAGGATCTGTTGGATCTTGCCGATGGCGGCGTCGCTGACGGCGCTGGTGACGATCTGCCGCTTGCCGCTCTGCTGAAGGAGTTCTTGGACCCGGCCCTCGGCCTGGATGCGGCCGCCGTAGAGGATCGCGATGCGGTCGCACACGTCTTCGACGTCGGCCAGCAGGTGGCTGCAGAGCAGGATGGTCTTGCCCCGCTCGGCCAGTTTGATGATCAGGTCTTTGATCTGGCGGGTCCCGATGGGGTCCAGTCCGGTGGTCGGTTCGTCGAGGATCAGCAGGTCGGGGTCATTGATCAGCGCCTGGGCCAGACCGATGCGACGGGCCATGCCCTTCGAATACATGCCGACGGGCCGGCTGGCGACGGCGCGCAGCCCGACCATCTCCAGCAGGGCTTCGATTCGCATCTTTCGCACCTTGGGCGCCAGTCCGAAAAGCCGGCCGTAGAAATCGAGCGTCTCGCGCGCGTTGAGGAACCGGTACAGATACGACTCCTCCGGGAGGAACCCGATCCGCCGGTTGATCTTCGGGTCCGTGCCATCCCCGCCGAGCAGCAGAGCGTGGCCCTTCGTCGGGTGCAACAGGCCGAGCAGCATCTTGATCGTGGTCGTCTTGCCCGATCCATTCGGTCCGAGCAGGCCGAACACCTCATTGTAGCGAATCTGCAGGTTCAGATCGTCGACCGCATAGGCCTTGGCGCGCCCCCACCAATCGGAGAACACCTTCGTCAGCGAGATTGTCTCAACGGCGTAGTCCATAATCTATCGTGCGTTATCCAAACGAACCACTTGCTGCCGGGAACGGCCTTCGCCGCCTCCTCACGTCTTCTACGATCGAGATGCCGTCGGGTGGGACTCGTGGTCGAGATTCTCGCCAAAGCGGACCAGTCGCGCACTGTTGAAGACCACCACCAGGGAGCTGGCGAAGTGCAGGAACGCCGCCATGCTCGGCGGAATGAATTTCGCCAGCGAAATGCCGACCACAATGAAGCCGATGCCGAAGCCAAGATTCTGGTTGATGACGTTTCGCGTCTTGCGCGAGACCTGGACCAGGAACGGGATACGCCGCAGATCGTTGTTCATCAGTGCAATCGAGGCCGAGTTGATGGCGACGTCGCTTCCGGCCGCACCCATGGCGATGCCGAGGTCTCCGGCCGCCAGGGCCGGCGCGTCATTGATGCCGTCTCCGACGACGACCACCGTGTGCCCGTCGCGCTTGATCTGCTCGACGATGGCCAGCTTGTCCTGGGGCAGGCAGTGGGCTTTGTAGTCGGTGCAGCCCAACTCCCCTGCCACTCGATTGGCGACCTCGCTGCGATCGCCGGTGAGCATGGTTACCCGCTTGATCCCGATATCGACGAGTTCCTTGACGGCCCGTTGGGCCTCGGGCCGCGTCTTGTCTTGCAGGCCGATCCAGCCGATGCACCGCTCGCCCTTGGCCACATAGAGCGTGCTGAACCCCTGCTCCTCATCCAGGGCCGGGTCGGTAACGCCGGCGATGTCGACGCCGTTCTCCCGCAGAAACGTCTCGCGACCGACCATGATCCGGGCCGAATCGACGGTGGCCGTGACGCCCTTGCCCGGCGTCTCCTGAAAGCCTTCGGCCGCCGGGAGCGAGAGGTTGGCTTCCTTGGCCACCTCCTGGAGGGCCCGGGCGGCCGGGTGCTTGCTCAACTGCTCGGCTGCCGCCGCTTCGGCCAGCAACTCGGCGGGCTCGACCCCCTCGGCCGGCGTCAGTTTCATAACGTAGAGTCGGCCGGTCGTGACGGTGCCGGTCTTGTCGAAGACCAGGGCCGTCATCTTGCCGGCGATCTCGAGGTCGGCCACGTTCTTGACAAGGACACCCAATCGCGCGGCAGCCGAGATGGCGGCCACCATCGCCGTCGGCGTCGCCAGAATGATCGCACAGGGACAGGAGATCACCAGGATGGTGATGGCCTGATTGATGTCCCGCGTGAAGAACAGAACGATGGCCGCGATCATCAGAACGGTGGGGATGTACCACATGATGTAGCGGTCGATGATCCGCATGATCGGGATCTTCGTGTGCTCGGCCTGCATGATCAACGACTGGACCTTGCCGAGGGTCGTGTCCTGGCCGGCCTTGGTCACGCGGATGTCCATCGCGCCGGTCAGGTTGTTGGTGCCGGCGAAGACCTGCATGCCGGGTACCTTGTCGACCGGCAGCGATTCGCCCGTGATGGTCGCCTCATTGACGGAACTGAGCCCGCTGGTGACCTCGCCGTCGGCCGGGATGTTGTCCCCCGGGCGCACGCGAATGAAGTCGCCCGCCTTCAGGGCGCTGACCTTGACTTCCTGCTCGACGCCGTCGCCTGCCAGCAGATTGGCCTTCGTCGGCGTCAGTTTGATTAGTGACTCGATGGACGCGCGGGCGCCCAGCGCGGTGCGGGTCTCCACCAGTTCGCTGAGCAACATGAAGAACCCGATCAAACCGGCGGCAATGTACTCGCCCGTGGCGAAAGCCGCCACGATGCCCAGCGCCGCCAGTTCATCCATGTGCGATTGGCCGCGGATCAGGCTGACCATCGCGTGAATGACGATCGGCAGGCCGAGCAGCAACGCGCCGAGCATGGCGAAGATCTCGGTGTTGAAGCTGTCGGGGCCGTAGATGAATCGGCCGACGCCGCTGTTGATCAGGAGGACCCCACCCGCCAGGGTCCCCAGCAGGGCCAGGCTGATTCGCCATTGCTGGCCTCGCGTTTCGTCGGCGGCGTCCTGTTGAAAATGCAAATGCTGATGGGCCATAGTTCCGTTCTCGTCGTCCGGTGTTCGCCGCTCGCCCTCGCCGGGCGAAAACGCGGCGGCTTCGTTTGTGTTGGGCGCCTACGGTGTCTGTCTGGGTCTTAGGGTCTGGTCGCGGTTGACCAGGATGCGAATCTCCTGTCCCTGCGACGTTGTCGCCGGCTCCAGAATGAATTTCTCGTCGGCGTTCTGAAGCACCTTCTGGATCGCGTCCAGGTAGATCCCCTGGACGACCAGTTCGGGCCACTTGCGATACTCGGGCAGTATGCTCATCAAGTATGTGGCGTTCGCTTTGGCCCCTTCGACAACCTTGGTGCTCTGCGCCTGGGCTTGGGCAAGTGTGTTCTGGGCTTCGCCGGCCACCTGGGTCCACAGAGACTCCTGGCGACCGTCATCGCCGTCGGGCGCCATCAGGGCGGCGTACAGCGTCTCAGCGACCTGGCCGGCCGCGTCGGTGAGCGTCTGCTCGGCGTAGTTTCTCGCATTGCTGATCGCCATGCCGCTTCTCTGGCTGGCGGCGATGAATTCCTCAAAGGCCCTGTCCACCTGGCGAGGCCATGTGGACGCCACCAACTGGACCTTGGTCACACGGATGCCGCTGTCGATGGCGTCCAGCTTCTGCTGGACCAACTGCTCGACGTGGCGGGGAATCGTGTCGGTGCTCTGGATCGCCTCGTCGATGGTGTACCGGACCATGGCCGTGACGACGGCGTCCTCGACCACACTTCTCAGCAACGGCGTGACCCAATCCTGCATGACGTCGAAGTAGATTTCCCCGGGCCGGGCGTCCCGGACGTAGACGTTCGTAT is from Anaerobaca lacustris and encodes:
- a CDS encoding ABC transporter ATP-binding protein translates to MDYAVETISLTKVFSDWWGRAKAYAVDDLNLQIRYNEVFGLLGPNGSGKTTTIKMLLGLLHPTKGHALLLGGDGTDPKINRRIGFLPEESYLYRFLNARETLDFYGRLFGLAPKVRKMRIEALLEMVGLRAVASRPVGMYSKGMARRIGLAQALINDPDLLILDEPTTGLDPIGTRQIKDLIIKLAERGKTILLCSHLLADVEDVCDRIAILYGGRIQAEGRVQELLQQSGKRQIVTSAVSDAAIGKIQQILADEHAECEITSPMERLETFFINTVVEAQQQARPTSGAVSTTQIGDFLMAEKSQASILDKLVSAPVAEEKPVEPPHTEHPQPTEVATPEPDRDLLSELTKPMSTPQTEHVAPAKPSPPEVPQSADDGQVRKGVLDALTGKTPPTTTERPHEEPKDGEAGHE
- a CDS encoding heavy metal translocating P-type ATPase, with product MAHQHLHFQQDAADETRGQQWRISLALLGTLAGGVLLINSGVGRFIYGPDSFNTEIFAMLGALLLGLPIVIHAMVSLIRGQSHMDELAALGIVAAFATGEYIAAGLIGFFMLLSELVETRTALGARASIESLIKLTPTKANLLAGDGVEQEVKVSALKAGDFIRVRPGDNIPADGEVTSGLSSVNEATITGESLPVDKVPGMQVFAGTNNLTGAMDIRVTKAGQDTTLGKVQSLIMQAEHTKIPIMRIIDRYIMWYIPTVLMIAAIVLFFTRDINQAITILVISCPCAIILATPTAMVAAISAAARLGVLVKNVADLEIAGKMTALVFDKTGTVTTGRLYVMKLTPAEGVEPAELLAEAAAAEQLSKHPAARALQEVAKEANLSLPAAEGFQETPGKGVTATVDSARIMVGRETFLRENGVDIAGVTDPALDEEQGFSTLYVAKGERCIGWIGLQDKTRPEAQRAVKELVDIGIKRVTMLTGDRSEVANRVAGELGCTDYKAHCLPQDKLAIVEQIKRDGHTVVVVGDGINDAPALAAGDLGIAMGAAGSDVAINSASIALMNNDLRRIPFLVQVSRKTRNVINQNLGFGIGFIVVGISLAKFIPPSMAAFLHFASSLVVVFNSARLVRFGENLDHESHPTASRS
- a CDS encoding SPFH domain-containing protein, producing MAQKHEHEHGHEHVTPGDPEAVESRELDAAGKSLSDALRISFAILKVIMIVLVVAFLVSGFKTVDSGERALVLRFGAIRGVGEERVLGPGWHWVFPYPIDELVKIPVEAQIRLPVTSFWYRQTRDDLIGQGPKPRNMVPEKLNPLTEGYCLTRSRGDAVRPVPGLPGAVQGTSGPAFDREVSDYSIVHTNWQIDYQVGNAEAFYTNVYVRDARPGEIYFDVMQDWVTPLLRSVVEDAVVTAMVRYTIDEAIQSTDTIPRHVEQLVQQKLDAIDSGIRVTKVQLVASTWPRQVDRAFEEFIAASQRSGMAISNARNYAEQTLTDAAGQVAETLYAALMAPDGDDGRQESLWTQVAGEAQNTLAQAQAQSTKVVEGAKANATYLMSILPEYRKWPELVVQGIYLDAIQKVLQNADEKFILEPATTSQGQEIRILVNRDQTLRPRQTP